CAGTCGAATACATTTAAATGTCGATCCAAACGGCAAAGATGATCTTTTTTTCCAAATTGACAACAAAAAATTTCGTCTTTACGAGCAAGCCTCTGATCCAACTCCTATTTATTTTAGACAGAAGGAAGATGAGAAACTGGCGGCAAAACATCAGGATTCAGAAGAAGAAAATGGAAATGAATTCGCCTACGAAAAGGATCTTCAGAATTTTCTGGCAAAGAATCTTTCCCTTATCGAGCCTGGGTTATCGTTATACTTGGAAGAGGAAATTAGCGGTATTGAATTTCCGGTAGGGAACCGGTTTATCGATTTTTTGGCAATCGATAATAACAAAAATTATGTGGTAATAGAGCTAAAAGTATCGCGCGGGTACGATCGAGTTGTCGGACAAATCCTCCGTTATATGGCGTGGATCAGAAAACACCACGCTGAAGAAGGTAGAAAAGTGCGTGGTATAATAATCGCCCGTGAGATTTCTGATGATCTTTTGCTGGCATGTTCTGAAATGAACAATGTTGAACTTTACGAATATAATCTTTAAATAACATTAAATAAGATAGACAAAAATCTATAGCGAATATATCGAATCGTTATAAAATTATACAATGTGTCAACATTGTAGAAGGAGTAGGAACGCAATGCCTATAATGTTCAATACCATCCTTCGTGAAGCTGGGCTACCACTGGAAAATATACGATTAATTAGGCATAAAGATAAGAATGCAAAGCGTGGCTTTACTCCTTATGAGCTCTGGCGCGATGACCGTTCTCAATTTGAAAATTATCAATCTACGCAACGTATTCGAAATAAGACTAAGCTGAATGCCCTTTATTGGGCAGTGTTTGTCGTTGACTTTAGTGAAGAAACGATGTTTGCTGGACTTTACGAAGTGCATTATCGGGGGCGATTGGAGGTAGACAC
This portion of the Desulfatiglans anilini DSM 4660 genome encodes:
- a CDS encoding endonuclease NucS domain-containing protein; the encoded protein is MLKNITIKKGDILEKEKMIFWFKTKYLLIKQATISAHLHKLSISSSSRIHLNVDPNGKDDLFFQIDNKKFRLYEQASDPTPIYFRQKEDEKLAAKHQDSEEENGNEFAYEKDLQNFLAKNLSLIEPGLSLYLEEEISGIEFPVGNRFIDFLAIDNNKNYVVIELKVSRGYDRVVGQILRYMAWIRKHHAEEGRKVRGIIIAREISDDLLLACSEMNNVELYEYNL